The proteins below come from a single Crossiella sp. CA-258035 genomic window:
- the gcvT gene encoding glycine cleavage system aminomethyltransferase GcvT, whose product MTGLGASRRSPLHVQHVALGAQFTDFAGWSMPLRYSSELAEHKVVREAAGLFDLSHMGEIEVTGPEAGRVLDYALVGAIGSLAVGRARYTMLCHTNGGVLDDLVVYRQAERKFLVVANASNAVLVRALLGERAHGLAAEVTDRSAETALIAVQGPASAEIVTAVTGQDLTDLKYYAGRPAVIAGHDVFLARTGYTGEDGFEVYVAAELAGAVWQRIAETGEPLGLKPAGLACRDTLRLEAGMPLYGNELHVGVTPFDAGLGRVVRFDKLGDFVGRSALEARTHTTRALVGLAGKSRRSPRAGQLVKLADGTVVGEVTSGAPSPTLGHPIALAYLDHAHADAGTQVVVDVRGHAEPAEVVAVPFYKRSR is encoded by the coding sequence GTGACCGGACTCGGCGCGTCCCGCCGCAGCCCCCTGCACGTCCAGCACGTCGCGCTGGGCGCCCAGTTCACCGACTTCGCCGGCTGGTCGATGCCGCTGCGCTACAGCAGCGAGCTGGCCGAGCACAAGGTGGTCCGGGAGGCCGCCGGGCTGTTCGACCTCAGCCACATGGGCGAGATCGAGGTCACCGGTCCCGAGGCTGGGCGGGTGCTGGACTACGCGCTGGTCGGCGCGATCGGCTCGCTGGCGGTCGGCCGGGCGCGGTACACCATGCTCTGCCACACCAACGGTGGAGTGCTGGACGACCTGGTGGTCTACCGGCAGGCCGAGCGGAAGTTCCTGGTGGTGGCCAACGCCTCCAACGCGGTGCTGGTGCGGGCGCTGCTCGGCGAGCGGGCGCACGGCCTGGCCGCCGAGGTGACCGACCGGTCCGCGGAGACCGCGCTGATCGCGGTGCAGGGCCCGGCGTCGGCGGAGATCGTGACCGCGGTCACCGGGCAGGACCTCACCGACCTGAAGTACTACGCCGGACGCCCCGCGGTGATCGCCGGACATGACGTGTTCCTGGCCCGCACCGGCTACACCGGCGAGGACGGCTTCGAGGTCTACGTGGCCGCCGAGCTGGCCGGCGCGGTGTGGCAGCGGATCGCCGAGACCGGTGAGCCGCTCGGCCTCAAGCCCGCCGGGCTGGCCTGCCGGGACACCCTGCGGCTGGAGGCCGGCATGCCGCTCTACGGCAACGAGCTGCACGTCGGGGTGACCCCGTTCGACGCGGGGCTGGGCCGGGTGGTCCGCTTCGACAAGCTCGGCGACTTCGTCGGCCGCTCGGCGCTGGAGGCCCGCACGCACACCACCCGCGCGCTGGTCGGGCTGGCCGGCAAGAGCCGCCGCAGCCCGCGCGCCGGGCAGCTGGTCAAGCTCGCCGACGGCACCGTGGTGGGCGAGGTCACCAGCGGCGCGCCCTCCCCCACCCTCGGTCACCCGATCGCGCTCGCCTACCTCGACCACGCGCACGCCGACGCGGGCACCCAGGTGGTCGTGGACGTGCGCGGCCACGCCGAACCGGCAGAAGTCGTCGCCGTCCCGTTCTACAAGCGTTCCCGCTGA